The Bremerella cremea genomic interval GCATTCTTGAAGTGGAGGCCGCATCATCCCGGGCAAGATGCCCGGGGCACACACAGAGAGAGTGTGCCTTGTTCGGCCGCATGGTATCCCCGATTGGTTTCTACGATTGTTTGCCGTAATGAACCACGAATAAAGAGCAAGCCAGATATCAAATCTGTGTGCCCCGGGCATCCTGCCCGTGTTTCGTCGTTTGACTGCCCAAATGGATCAAGCCCATCAGTCAGGTTGCTTTCTGCTGGACGAATCCTTGAATGCATGGCCAAGTTCAGTTTGGTGTGGGTATTCTTGAAGTGGAGGCCGTATCGTCCCGGGCAAGATGCCCGGGGCACACAGAGTGGGAGCTTGGTTCGTTTAACCATGGTTTGACTACGTTTTAGCCGCAGAATGGCAGGGGGCTGCAATTAACCATGAAAGGCAAAAAGCAAACCTGATCAATCGATTCCCCTTCTGTGTGGCACGGGCATCCTGCCCGTGTTTCGACGTTTGACTGCCCCCATGGATCAAGCCCATCAGCCAGATTGCTCTCTGCTGGACGAATCCTTGAATACATCGTCGAGTTCAATTTAGTGTGGGCATCCTTGAAGTGGAGGCCGTATCATCCCGGGCAAGATGCCCGGGGCACACAGAGTGGGAGTGTGCCTTGTTCGGCCGAATGGTATCCCCGATTGGCTTCTACGATTGTTAGCCGTAATGAACCACGAATAAAGAGCAAGCCAGATATCAAATCTGTGTGCCCCGGGCATCCTGCCCGTGTTTCGTCGTTTGACTGCCCAAATGGATCAAGCCCATCAGCCAGGTTGCTTTCTGCTGGACGAATCCTTGAATGAATGGGCAAGTTCAGTTTAGTGATGGCCTGCAACATCTTGGCATGTTGCCTGGGAGGCACGATTGGGAGGTGGTTTATTTGGCTCCGAAGTCACCAAATGGGCAGGTCTGGCGAAATAGATGCAAGCAACCCAATAGAGGTATACGGGGAATTCTTTTCACCATAAAAGGAGGTTAGCCGCAGGAATTTCACCTTTACTTGATAGCGTGTGGCATCTAGAATAACACGAACCAACGCCATTTCTCCGCTAGTTTCCTGCCGCCCGGTGTGACTTGTCGCCCCGGGCGACAGGAATAGCGTTTCCCTCCTTAGCTTTTCCTTCCATTTTAAGAGGAGTGTGCGCATGAAGCGTCGTGCTTTCCTCGCGGGTGGGCTCTCATTGCCTTGGGCGTTGAATGGGTTTCTCTCGCGATCTGCCTATTCGGCTGATCCGTCTGCCAGTGACGTAAATGAAGCAGACATTGCCCTGCTCCGTGATATGCAGCAGCGCTGTTACCGCTACTTTCTGGAAGCCGTCGAACCGACCACCCAGTTTGTGGCAGACCGTGCCGCAGCTGACGGAACCGGCCATAGCGCGTATGCCAGTAGCGCGGCATGTGGTTTTGGCTTGGCCGCGCACGCCGTGGCGGCCAAGTACCATTGGATTCCGCGCGAACAGATCCAACAGCGCGTCCAGCGAATGCTCCGGTCGTTGGTGGAAGTTGCCGCGCACGAGAAAGGCTTTCTCTATCACTTTTTCGATACCCGTTCCGGTGCCCGCGCGCTGCAGTCGGAAGCTTCGACGATCGATACGGCTTTGCTGCTGGCAGGGGCGATGACCGCTTCGGTGGCGTTTTCAGACGATTCTGAAATCACTTCGCTGGCCGATCAACTCTACGAGCGGATCGATTGGAATTGGATGCTGGCCGACAGCGGCTGCCTGCACATGGGGTACCGCCCCGAGCAAGGCGTGCTGCCGTATCAATGGGATCAATTCAGCGAACATTTGATACTCACGCTGCTGGCCATCGGCGCGCCGAGCAACCCGATTCCTGCTTCCTCGTGGAAAGCCTGGCGGCGCGAACCGATGTTGAACTACCGAGGTTACCACTACCTCAGCTATCCCCCGTTGTTCGTCCACCAATACCCGGGCGCGTTCTTCAACTTTCAGCAATATGTCTCGCCACAAGGGCGGAACTACTGGGAGAACACCATCGCCGCGCACCATGCCCAGCTTGCCTTTCAGATCGAGCTGGCCCAGAAGTATCCCGAGCAGTTTGGCCACTACGGCCCTGACTTGTGGGGCCTGACCAGCAGTGACAGTGCCCAGGGCTATCGCGATTGGGGCGGACCTTACCGTCCTGGGCGAGTTGAGCCAGACCGAGGCATCGACGGTACGGTGGTGCCCAGCGCGGCCGCTGGCGGGCTGGCCGCCGTTCCGGAAACCGCCCTGCGGACGCTGAACTATCAGAAGGCCAATTTCGGCAAGCAAATTTACGGACGGTATGGTTTTGTCAACGCCTTCAATCCCAGCACCGGCTGGGTCGATCGGGATGTGATCGGGATCGATACCGGTATTTCGCTGCTGATGGCCGAGAACCTCTTAACCGGCGACGTCTGGAACCTCTTCATGCAGCATCCGGCCGCCACCCGAGCGTTAAAACTTGCTGGCTTTACCCCGGTCGGTTCGTCTTTGCTGACGAGCAATCCGTAATCGCTTCGTACCGTAGCCGCATCCCCATCCTTTCCTGAACGAAGCCGGTTTGTACCGCAGAGCGAATCTTCGTAAACTGCTCGCATCGTTTCGCGTGAAACTCCTTCTAACCGACCTAGTGGGTCGCGGAAACGTCCCCCACAAAGTCGTCGGCAAACCCCTAGAATTCCAGCAAGCCAAAGTATTCCTGTGCAAACCACGTCGCATTCGTTCAAGCGGGCCGAAGCCGATCTTTCCTTAATTGAACTGCTGGCGCTGCAGTTTCCCAACATCGATGCGGCCATCGCCGAATCGGCGCGGCTGGCAGCGGTGCAAACGTTACCCAAAGGTGTGGTCCACGTCATCAGCGACATCCATGGCGAAGATAAAAAGCTGCAGCACGTCATCAACAACGCCTCTGGCACGCTGCGGCCATTGGTCGAAGAGATGTTCGCCGAAACCATGTCGCCGACCGAGCAGGAAGAGTTCCTGACGTTGATCTTTTACCCGGCCGAAGTCACCCAGCGCGTGGGGGAAACGGTCACCGAACCAGCAGCAATACGGGCCTACGCCGAGCGGATGTTGATGCCGCAGTTGGAACTGTTGCGGTTCCTCGTTTCCAACTTCAGCTTACGTCTGGCCACGAATGTCTTTCCGGCCGAGTATCGCGAGCTGCTGCTGGAAATGATGCACGCCCCTTCCACCGAACGAGGCCCGGCATTCATCGGCGCCATCTTAGACGAACTCGTCCGCCGCGATAAAGCATTGCACCTGATCCATCTGTTGGGGCGGCTTATCCGGAACCTGGCCGTCGACGAACTGATCATCGCAGGCGACCTATGGGATCGCGGGCCGCGCGGTGACCGCGTGATGGACTACCTCCGTTTGCAGCCGAACGTCGAGTTCATTTGGGGCAATCACGACGTCCTGTGGCTGGCCGCCTCGCTCGGGCACGAAGCAGCGATCTGCACGGTGCTGCGGATCTCGCTCCGCTACCGCCGCATTGGCCAGCTCGACGAAGGGTACAGCGTTCCGCTTACCCCGCTCGAACACCTGGCCCGCACGGTTTACGCCGATGATCCCGCCCAGCGTTTCATGCCCAAAGGGGAAGGCATGCGGCCGCGCGAAGTGGTGGCCCGCATGCAAAAGGCGATTGCCATCATGCAGTTCAAGCTGGAAGGGAAGCTGATCGAGCGGAACCCGCAGTGGCATCTCGATCACCGCCGCTTGATGCACCGCATCAACCACGCCGAGGGCACCATCGAAATCGACGGCAAGGTCTACCCGCTGCTCGATACCCACTTTCCGACCGTCGACCCGGAGAACCCTTACGAACTGTCGCCCGAAGAAAAGACCTGCTTGGCCGCCCTGCAGCACTCGTTTCTCAACAGCCAGAAAATGCGGGAACAGATGCGATTTTTAGTGGGGCACGGCTCGATGTATTTGAACCGGGATGAATGCCTGATCTTCCATGGCTGCGTCCCGACCGATATCGAAGGCAACTTCCTGCCGCTGGAAATCGACGGCCAGTCACTCTCCGGACGCGCGATGTTCGAGGAAATCGAAAAGGTGGTCCGCCGCGCGGTCATCGAGGCGGAACCGGAGGACGTCGACTTTTTGTGGTACCTGTGGAGCGGACCTCGGTCCCCTTTGTTCGGCAAAGACCGCATCGCCACGCTCGAGCGTGACTTAATCGCCGACAAAGCTTCGCATCACGAATCGAAGGACGCTTACTTCTCGCTGATCCATGAAGTTGATTTCTGCGACAAGGTGCTGGCCGAATTCGGCATGGACCCGGATGGCGGTTTGATTGTCAACGGCCACGTTCCGGTAAAGGTCGAAGCAGGCGAGTCGCCGTTGAAACGAAGCGGCAAAGCGATCACGATTGACGGAGCGTTTTCCGAAGCATACGGCGATTACGGCTACACGCTGGTGCTGGAACCAGGCCGCATCGTGCTGGCTCAGCACAGCCACTTCGAATCGGTCGACGCGGCCATTCGCGACGGAGTCGATATTATCCCGCAAGTGCAAAACATCCGTGTCTTCGATCCTCCCCGTCAAACCCGCGATACCGAACGAGGCCAGCGGATCGGTTATCGCATTGAAATGCTAGAACGTCTCATCGAAGCCTACCAAACCAACCGCCTGCACGAACGGCCAATGAACCAATGACCGGTTACAATTGTCTTTCGTAACTAGCAGCGATCGCGAAACACGGCCGGTGAGACGCCGGTTACTTGGCGGAAGTGTTTGCTCATGTGAGATTGATCGACAAAGCCACAGCTTGCGGCAATCTCTTGCAGCGGCAGTTCGGGGCCATGTTGGCGAATCAGATTTTGAGCCTGTTCGATCCGTAGTTCGAGCAGGAACGTGTGCGGCGACTTTCCTGTCGACGCGCGGAACGCCCTGGTAAATTGCGAGCGACTGACATGCGCGACCGCTGCCAGTTCATCGAGCTGGATCTTACGTGACAAGTTCGCGTGCATGTAGTCGATCACGCCTGGCAACGAGGCCAGCTTCTCGCTGGGGCGGGGCCGCAGCTTGGTGGATGAGCTTTGCGAAAGGGCAAGCATCTGGCCAACGACCCCCAGAAACATTCCTTCGAGAAGCAGTTCCTTGCCAAGCACATCAGTGGAGGTGATCGCCCACAGCTGTTTGATCATCAGCTGAATACGTGCGTCTTGAAAAGATTGCTGATGCAGATCATCCAAGCAGACGGAACTCCCTTCCAAAATATCGTTGGTCTGGTGTCGGAAGACGTCGTCGGAAAAGGACACGATCAGCGATTCAAAGGGGCCTCTGCCGTTGCAACGGTTTTCTGAATTCGGCGGTGCCACGACAATCTCGCCAATCCGATTGGGACGGCGAAAGCGACCATGCCCGAAATCGAGATCGAGCGACTCGCGGCTGCGGCTGTTGACCACCAACGAGATGTAGTAGTCCGACATGGGAGGATCGGTAAATGCCTGAGTGAAGCGGGCCCGCGTGACTCGGAATTTTTGACAGTCACGAATTTCGTGATCGGTCATGTTCCGCTGCGCATCGGCGGTGTCGGTCCACTCGGCGAAGCTCGACCATCTTGGGGACGCCGAGACCGGCATCGAATTGGCAATGGTTTTGGCGTGGTCAGACATTGTTAAATCGTAGGTGGTGTTGTTTACCACCAGAAGGGTGCCCGGGAATGGCCAGAAGATCGGCAGCAGGAGTGCTCTTGCTTACGATGAAGTCAACCTCCACTAACTGTGCTTAATCTTAAAGCAGAAATTATAGGAAAATTGATTACCTCGATAGAGGAACTCATGCGCCGAATCTACCTATTTGAATCGATCAGTTGACCCGAAATTACCGGAAAACAGGACTTTTCCTTGGACATAACGTTCCTTTCTACAAGCAATTAACGCGCCAATCTATTGTCTGTCAATC includes:
- a CDS encoding glucoamylase family protein, translating into MKRRAFLAGGLSLPWALNGFLSRSAYSADPSASDVNEADIALLRDMQQRCYRYFLEAVEPTTQFVADRAAADGTGHSAYASSAACGFGLAAHAVAAKYHWIPREQIQQRVQRMLRSLVEVAAHEKGFLYHFFDTRSGARALQSEASTIDTALLLAGAMTASVAFSDDSEITSLADQLYERIDWNWMLADSGCLHMGYRPEQGVLPYQWDQFSEHLILTLLAIGAPSNPIPASSWKAWRREPMLNYRGYHYLSYPPLFVHQYPGAFFNFQQYVSPQGRNYWENTIAAHHAQLAFQIELAQKYPEQFGHYGPDLWGLTSSDSAQGYRDWGGPYRPGRVEPDRGIDGTVVPSAAAGGLAAVPETALRTLNYQKANFGKQIYGRYGFVNAFNPSTGWVDRDVIGIDTGISLLMAENLLTGDVWNLFMQHPAATRALKLAGFTPVGSSLLTSNP
- a CDS encoding fructose-bisphosphatase class III translates to MQTTSHSFKRAEADLSLIELLALQFPNIDAAIAESARLAAVQTLPKGVVHVISDIHGEDKKLQHVINNASGTLRPLVEEMFAETMSPTEQEEFLTLIFYPAEVTQRVGETVTEPAAIRAYAERMLMPQLELLRFLVSNFSLRLATNVFPAEYRELLLEMMHAPSTERGPAFIGAILDELVRRDKALHLIHLLGRLIRNLAVDELIIAGDLWDRGPRGDRVMDYLRLQPNVEFIWGNHDVLWLAASLGHEAAICTVLRISLRYRRIGQLDEGYSVPLTPLEHLARTVYADDPAQRFMPKGEGMRPREVVARMQKAIAIMQFKLEGKLIERNPQWHLDHRRLMHRINHAEGTIEIDGKVYPLLDTHFPTVDPENPYELSPEEKTCLAALQHSFLNSQKMREQMRFLVGHGSMYLNRDECLIFHGCVPTDIEGNFLPLEIDGQSLSGRAMFEEIEKVVRRAVIEAEPEDVDFLWYLWSGPRSPLFGKDRIATLERDLIADKASHHESKDAYFSLIHEVDFCDKVLAEFGMDPDGGLIVNGHVPVKVEAGESPLKRSGKAITIDGAFSEAYGDYGYTLVLEPGRIVLAQHSHFESVDAAIRDGVDIIPQVQNIRVFDPPRQTRDTERGQRIGYRIEMLERLIEAYQTNRLHERPMNQ
- a CDS encoding helix-turn-helix domain-containing protein, giving the protein MSDHAKTIANSMPVSASPRWSSFAEWTDTADAQRNMTDHEIRDCQKFRVTRARFTQAFTDPPMSDYYISLVVNSRSRESLDLDFGHGRFRRPNRIGEIVVAPPNSENRCNGRGPFESLIVSFSDDVFRHQTNDILEGSSVCLDDLHQQSFQDARIQLMIKQLWAITSTDVLGKELLLEGMFLGVVGQMLALSQSSSTKLRPRPSEKLASLPGVIDYMHANLSRKIQLDELAAVAHVSRSQFTRAFRASTGKSPHTFLLELRIEQAQNLIRQHGPELPLQEIAASCGFVDQSHMSKHFRQVTGVSPAVFRDRC